A genome region from Chiroxiphia lanceolata isolate bChiLan1 chromosome 5, bChiLan1.pri, whole genome shotgun sequence includes the following:
- the POLR2F gene encoding DNA-directed RNA polymerases I, II, and III subunit RPABC2 isoform X2 yields MSDNEDNFDGDDFDDVEEDEGLEDLENAEEEGQENVEILPSGERQQANQKRITTPYMTKYERARVLGTRALQIAMCAPVMVELEGETDPLLIAMKELKLSLIPQMELFQSSHLNRLVFK; encoded by the exons ATGTCTGACAACGAGGACAA CTTTGATGGGGACGACTTCGACGATGTGGAGGAGGATGAGGGCCTGGAGGACCTGGAGAACGCGGAGGAG GAAGGACAGGAGAACGTGGAAATTCTGCCCTCGGGAGAGCGACAGCAGGCGAACCAGAAGCGGATTACAACACCCTACATGACCAAGTACGAGCGAGCCAGAGTCCTGGGCACCCGTGCCCTCCAGATAGC GATGTGTGCCCCTGTGATGGTTGAGCTGGAAGGAGAGACAGACCCCTTGCTGATTGCCATGAAAGAACTCAA ACTCAGTTTAATTCCCCAAATGGAATTGTTTCAAAGCAGCCATCTGAACAGACTTGTGTTCAAATGA
- the MICALL1 gene encoding MICAL-like protein 1 isoform X2 yields the protein MSGPRGALQAWCRRQCEGYRGVDIRDLSASFRDGLAFCAILHRHRPDLLDFDSLSKDDVYENNRLAFELAERELGIPALLDPNDMVSMKVPDCLSIMTYVSQYYNHFNNPSQASVPPSMKHPTAASSPPLLSHKKPVAVVESPSAPQDDAPSEPLERSQRTTPSSTCAACQQHVHLVQRYLVEGKLYHRHCFRCKECSSTLLPGSYKPGSEAGTFVCTQHRGKLAMSGKAERRPSPDRQSPELRTETGADNMREDALPAGAEVGKDSGNSLESMAETHTPAEGPAGPAEKDSTPSKAETAMPPAHAGSGTPISQTPSRPPLPSKPTVLTQDKASSLDGQLRDSRPTPAPRKATDASALSPPTSHPVPRPRSTLQGESSEGGPGIVNGRVPEPSPPVPKPRGRPCSSDRGAAARAKDPPWMALVQAEPKKKPAPPPPPGNSHETPSRTSEEEDGEEVGKVRSEESRSDATEPKPYNPFEEEDEEEEESADAQKSMPEQEQSEAAAKPLHPWYGITPTSSPKTKKRPAPRAPNASPLAHHPISRLSHSEPSSSTPSPALSLESINSESSAKVLGDTDEASVPKSSSEPTVHTPTAAKTSSADTPLASVSSSESPAAPASLSTNSSFSSSSELASFSGEMQPSTPHASRSVSTGSLKTSPSRLPPKPPAGASPTPILLASEGGAGSPKTPSSPKPQLKSSCKENPFNRKPSPAASPSAKKPPKGSKPVRPPAPGHGFPLIKRKVQTDQYIPEEDIYGEMDAIEHQLDQLEHRGVALEEKLRSAENDNPEDSLLVDWFKLIHEKHMLVRHESELIYIFKQQNLEQRQSDVEYELRCLLNKPEKDWTDEDRGREKVLMQELVTIIEQRNAIVNCLDEDRQREEEEDKMLEAMIKRKEFHRETETESKKKGKFKPMKVLKLLGNKHDSKSKSPKEKS from the exons ATGTCGGGTCCGCGGGGCGCCCTGCAAGCCTGGTGCCGCCGGCAGTGCGAGGGCTACCGCGGCGTGGACATCCGCGACCTCAGCGCCTCCTTCCGCGATGGGCTGGCCTTCTGCGCCATCCTGCACCGCCACCGCCCCGACCTCCT AGACTTTGATTCTCTCTCCAAGGATGACGTCTATGAGAATAACCGCTTG GCCTTTGAACTGGCAGAGCGGGAGCTGGGCATCCCAGCCCTTCTAGATCCTAATGATATGGTCTCCATGAAAGTCCCTGACTGCCTCAGCATCATGACTTACGTGTCTCAGTATTATAACCATTTCAACAACCCCAGCCAAG CCAGCGTCCCTCCGTCTATGAAGCACCCAACTGCTGCCTCCTCACCTCCTCTGCTGTCCCACAAGAAGCCTGTGGCTGTGGTTGAGAGTCCTTCAGCACCACAG GATGATGCCCCCTCGGAGCCACTGGAGCGGTCCCAGCGCACCACGCCCAGCAGTACCTGCGCAGCCTGCCAGCAGCACGTCCACCTGGTCCAGCGCTACCTGGTCGAGGGCAAGCTCTACCACCGCCACTGCTTCAG GTGTAAGGAGTGCTCCAGCACGCTGCTCCCGGGGTCATACAAGCCTGGGTCAGAGGCGGGGACTTTTGTCTGCACACAGCATCGTGGTAAATTGGCCATGagtgggaaggcagagaggaggcCCAGCCCAGACCGACAGTCACCAGAGCTAAGAACTGAGACTGGGGCTGACAACATGAGAGAGGAtgccctccctgcaggagcagaggtgggGAAGGACAGTGGCAACTCCTTGGAGAGCATGGCAGAGACCCATACGCCTGCAGAGGGCCCGGCTGGCCCAGCAGAGAAGGACAGCACACCCAGCAAAGCAGAGACAGCAATGCCCCCTGCTCACGCAGGCAGTGGGACACCAATCTCCCAGACTCCTTCCAgacctcccctccccagcaagCCCACAGTGCTCACCCAGGACAAAGCCAGCTCACTGGATGGACAGCTCAGAGACTCGCGCCCCACCCCTGCCCCAAGGAAGGCCACCGATGCCTCGGCCCTCTCCCCTCCAACCTCTCACCCCGTCCCCCGGCCCAGGTCCACTCTCCAGGGTGAGAGCAGCGAGGGTGGGCCTGGCATAGTGAACG GTCGAGTACCTGAACCCAGTCCCCCTGTCCCAAAACCTCGAGGAAGACCCTGCTCCTCTGATCG tggagctgctgcaaGAGCCAAGGACCCACCATGGATGGCCTTAGTGCAAGCAGAGCCCAAGAAGAAGccagctccccctcctcccccaggcAACAGCCATGAGACTCCAAGTAGGActtcagaggaggaggatggggaggaggtggggaaaGTCAGGAGTGAGGAGAGCAGGTCTGATGCCACAGAGCCCAAACCTTACAACCCctttgaggaggaggatgaggaggaagaggagagtgCTGATGCCCAAAAGAGCATgcctgagcaggagcagagcgAGGCTGCTGCCAAGCCTCTCCACCCCTGGTACGGCATCACTCCCACCAGCAGCCCAAAGACAAAGAAGCGGCCAGCTCCACGAGCTCCCAATGCTTCCCCACTAG CCCACCACCCCATCTCCAGGCTGTCACACTCTGAGCCATCATCCTCCACACCATCTCCAGCCCTCAGCCTTGAGAGCATCAACTCTGAGAGTTCAGCCAAGGTGCTGGGAGACACCGATGAGGCCTCAGTGCCCAAAAGCTCCTCCGAGCCCACTGTCCACACACCGACAGCTGCCAAGACCTCTAGTGCTGATACGCCGCTGGCCAGCGTCTCTTCCAGTGAAagccctgctgccccagccagcCTCTCCACCaactcctccttctcctcctccagcgAGCTGGCCAGCTTCAGTGGGGAGATGCAGCCTAGCACCCCACATGCCAGCAGGAGCGTCTCCACTGGCAGCTTAAAGACCAGCCCCAGCCGGCTGCCCCCCAAGCCTCCAGCTGGGGCCAGCCCTACACCCATCCTCTTGGCTTCAGAGGGGGGAGCTGGAAGCCCCAAGACACCCTCCTCACCCAAACCACAGTTGAAG TCTTCCTGCAAAGAGAACCCCTTCAACCGGAAGCCATCACCTGCCGCCTCCCCCTCAGCAAAGAAACCTCCCAAGGGCTCCAAGCCAGTGCGTCCTCCTGCACCAGGTCATGGCTTCCCACTGATCAAGCGCAAG GTGCAGACAGATCAGTACATCCCTGAAGAAGATATCTATGGGGAGATGGATGCCATTGAGCATCAGCTGGACCAGCTGGAGCACCGTGGGGTGGCTTTGGAGGAAAAGCTTCGCAGTGCTGAGAATG ATAACCCTGAGGACAGCCTGCTTGTGGACTGGTTCAAACTCATTCATGAGAAGCACATGCTAGTGCGCCACGAGTCAGAGCTCATCTACAT CTTCAAGCAGCAGAATCTGGAGCAGCGGCAGTCAGATGTGGAGTATGAACTGCGGTGCCTCCTCAACAAGCCAG AGAAAGACTGGACTGACGAGGACcgagggagggagaaggtgcTGATGCAGGAGCTGGTGACCATCATCGAGCAGAGGAATGCCATTGTGAATTGCCTGGATGAGGACCGGCAGAG agaagaggaggaggataaAATGTTGGAAGCCATGATTAAAAGGAAAG AATTTCACAGGGAGACGGAGACTGAGAGCAAGAAGAAAGGCAAATTCAAGCCCATGAAGGTGCTTAAGCTGCTGGGCAACAAGCATGACTCCAAGAGCAAGTCACCCAAGGAGAAAAGCTAG
- the MICALL1 gene encoding MICAL-like protein 1 isoform X1 gives MSGPRGALQAWCRRQCEGYRGVDIRDLSASFRDGLAFCAILHRHRPDLLDFDSLSKDDVYENNRLAFELAERELGIPALLDPNDMVSMKVPDCLSIMTYVSQYYNHFNNPSQASVPPSMKHPTAASSPPLLSHKKPVAVVESPSAPQDDAPSEPLERSQRTTPSSTCAACQQHVHLVQRYLVEGKLYHRHCFRCKECSSTLLPGSYKPGSEAGTFVCTQHRGKLAMSGKAERRPSPDRQSPELRTETGADNMREDALPAGAEVGKDSGNSLESMAETHTPAEGPAGPAEKDSTPSKAETAMPPAHAGSGTPISQTPSRPPLPSKPTVLTQDKASSLDGQLRDSRPTPAPRKATDASALSPPTSHPVPRPRSTLQGESSEGGPGIVNGRVPEPSPPVPKPRGRPCSSDRGGAAARAKDPPWMALVQAEPKKKPAPPPPPGNSHETPSRTSEEEDGEEVGKVRSEESRSDATEPKPYNPFEEEDEEEEESADAQKSMPEQEQSEAAAKPLHPWYGITPTSSPKTKKRPAPRAPNASPLAHHPISRLSHSEPSSSTPSPALSLESINSESSAKVLGDTDEASVPKSSSEPTVHTPTAAKTSSADTPLASVSSSESPAAPASLSTNSSFSSSSELASFSGEMQPSTPHASRSVSTGSLKTSPSRLPPKPPAGASPTPILLASEGGAGSPKTPSSPKPQLKSSCKENPFNRKPSPAASPSAKKPPKGSKPVRPPAPGHGFPLIKRKVQTDQYIPEEDIYGEMDAIEHQLDQLEHRGVALEEKLRSAENDNPEDSLLVDWFKLIHEKHMLVRHESELIYIFKQQNLEQRQSDVEYELRCLLNKPEKDWTDEDRGREKVLMQELVTIIEQRNAIVNCLDEDRQREEEEDKMLEAMIKRKEFHRETETESKKKGKFKPMKVLKLLGNKHDSKSKSPKEKS, from the exons ATGTCGGGTCCGCGGGGCGCCCTGCAAGCCTGGTGCCGCCGGCAGTGCGAGGGCTACCGCGGCGTGGACATCCGCGACCTCAGCGCCTCCTTCCGCGATGGGCTGGCCTTCTGCGCCATCCTGCACCGCCACCGCCCCGACCTCCT AGACTTTGATTCTCTCTCCAAGGATGACGTCTATGAGAATAACCGCTTG GCCTTTGAACTGGCAGAGCGGGAGCTGGGCATCCCAGCCCTTCTAGATCCTAATGATATGGTCTCCATGAAAGTCCCTGACTGCCTCAGCATCATGACTTACGTGTCTCAGTATTATAACCATTTCAACAACCCCAGCCAAG CCAGCGTCCCTCCGTCTATGAAGCACCCAACTGCTGCCTCCTCACCTCCTCTGCTGTCCCACAAGAAGCCTGTGGCTGTGGTTGAGAGTCCTTCAGCACCACAG GATGATGCCCCCTCGGAGCCACTGGAGCGGTCCCAGCGCACCACGCCCAGCAGTACCTGCGCAGCCTGCCAGCAGCACGTCCACCTGGTCCAGCGCTACCTGGTCGAGGGCAAGCTCTACCACCGCCACTGCTTCAG GTGTAAGGAGTGCTCCAGCACGCTGCTCCCGGGGTCATACAAGCCTGGGTCAGAGGCGGGGACTTTTGTCTGCACACAGCATCGTGGTAAATTGGCCATGagtgggaaggcagagaggaggcCCAGCCCAGACCGACAGTCACCAGAGCTAAGAACTGAGACTGGGGCTGACAACATGAGAGAGGAtgccctccctgcaggagcagaggtgggGAAGGACAGTGGCAACTCCTTGGAGAGCATGGCAGAGACCCATACGCCTGCAGAGGGCCCGGCTGGCCCAGCAGAGAAGGACAGCACACCCAGCAAAGCAGAGACAGCAATGCCCCCTGCTCACGCAGGCAGTGGGACACCAATCTCCCAGACTCCTTCCAgacctcccctccccagcaagCCCACAGTGCTCACCCAGGACAAAGCCAGCTCACTGGATGGACAGCTCAGAGACTCGCGCCCCACCCCTGCCCCAAGGAAGGCCACCGATGCCTCGGCCCTCTCCCCTCCAACCTCTCACCCCGTCCCCCGGCCCAGGTCCACTCTCCAGGGTGAGAGCAGCGAGGGTGGGCCTGGCATAGTGAACG GTCGAGTACCTGAACCCAGTCCCCCTGTCCCAAAACCTCGAGGAAGACCCTGCTCCTCTGATCG tggtggagctgctgcaaGAGCCAAGGACCCACCATGGATGGCCTTAGTGCAAGCAGAGCCCAAGAAGAAGccagctccccctcctcccccaggcAACAGCCATGAGACTCCAAGTAGGActtcagaggaggaggatggggaggaggtggggaaaGTCAGGAGTGAGGAGAGCAGGTCTGATGCCACAGAGCCCAAACCTTACAACCCctttgaggaggaggatgaggaggaagaggagagtgCTGATGCCCAAAAGAGCATgcctgagcaggagcagagcgAGGCTGCTGCCAAGCCTCTCCACCCCTGGTACGGCATCACTCCCACCAGCAGCCCAAAGACAAAGAAGCGGCCAGCTCCACGAGCTCCCAATGCTTCCCCACTAG CCCACCACCCCATCTCCAGGCTGTCACACTCTGAGCCATCATCCTCCACACCATCTCCAGCCCTCAGCCTTGAGAGCATCAACTCTGAGAGTTCAGCCAAGGTGCTGGGAGACACCGATGAGGCCTCAGTGCCCAAAAGCTCCTCCGAGCCCACTGTCCACACACCGACAGCTGCCAAGACCTCTAGTGCTGATACGCCGCTGGCCAGCGTCTCTTCCAGTGAAagccctgctgccccagccagcCTCTCCACCaactcctccttctcctcctccagcgAGCTGGCCAGCTTCAGTGGGGAGATGCAGCCTAGCACCCCACATGCCAGCAGGAGCGTCTCCACTGGCAGCTTAAAGACCAGCCCCAGCCGGCTGCCCCCCAAGCCTCCAGCTGGGGCCAGCCCTACACCCATCCTCTTGGCTTCAGAGGGGGGAGCTGGAAGCCCCAAGACACCCTCCTCACCCAAACCACAGTTGAAG TCTTCCTGCAAAGAGAACCCCTTCAACCGGAAGCCATCACCTGCCGCCTCCCCCTCAGCAAAGAAACCTCCCAAGGGCTCCAAGCCAGTGCGTCCTCCTGCACCAGGTCATGGCTTCCCACTGATCAAGCGCAAG GTGCAGACAGATCAGTACATCCCTGAAGAAGATATCTATGGGGAGATGGATGCCATTGAGCATCAGCTGGACCAGCTGGAGCACCGTGGGGTGGCTTTGGAGGAAAAGCTTCGCAGTGCTGAGAATG ATAACCCTGAGGACAGCCTGCTTGTGGACTGGTTCAAACTCATTCATGAGAAGCACATGCTAGTGCGCCACGAGTCAGAGCTCATCTACAT CTTCAAGCAGCAGAATCTGGAGCAGCGGCAGTCAGATGTGGAGTATGAACTGCGGTGCCTCCTCAACAAGCCAG AGAAAGACTGGACTGACGAGGACcgagggagggagaaggtgcTGATGCAGGAGCTGGTGACCATCATCGAGCAGAGGAATGCCATTGTGAATTGCCTGGATGAGGACCGGCAGAG agaagaggaggaggataaAATGTTGGAAGCCATGATTAAAAGGAAAG AATTTCACAGGGAGACGGAGACTGAGAGCAAGAAGAAAGGCAAATTCAAGCCCATGAAGGTGCTTAAGCTGCTGGGCAACAAGCATGACTCCAAGAGCAAGTCACCCAAGGAGAAAAGCTAG
- the MICALL1 gene encoding MICAL-like protein 1 isoform X3: MKHPTAASSPPLLSHKKPVAVVESPSAPQDDAPSEPLERSQRTTPSSTCAACQQHVHLVQRYLVEGKLYHRHCFRCKECSSTLLPGSYKPGSEAGTFVCTQHRGKLAMSGKAERRPSPDRQSPELRTETGADNMREDALPAGAEVGKDSGNSLESMAETHTPAEGPAGPAEKDSTPSKAETAMPPAHAGSGTPISQTPSRPPLPSKPTVLTQDKASSLDGQLRDSRPTPAPRKATDASALSPPTSHPVPRPRSTLQGESSEGGPGIVNGRVPEPSPPVPKPRGRPCSSDRGGAAARAKDPPWMALVQAEPKKKPAPPPPPGNSHETPSRTSEEEDGEEVGKVRSEESRSDATEPKPYNPFEEEDEEEEESADAQKSMPEQEQSEAAAKPLHPWYGITPTSSPKTKKRPAPRAPNASPLAHHPISRLSHSEPSSSTPSPALSLESINSESSAKVLGDTDEASVPKSSSEPTVHTPTAAKTSSADTPLASVSSSESPAAPASLSTNSSFSSSSELASFSGEMQPSTPHASRSVSTGSLKTSPSRLPPKPPAGASPTPILLASEGGAGSPKTPSSPKPQLKSSCKENPFNRKPSPAASPSAKKPPKGSKPVRPPAPGHGFPLIKRKVQTDQYIPEEDIYGEMDAIEHQLDQLEHRGVALEEKLRSAENDNPEDSLLVDWFKLIHEKHMLVRHESELIYIFKQQNLEQRQSDVEYELRCLLNKPEKDWTDEDRGREKVLMQELVTIIEQRNAIVNCLDEDRQREEEEDKMLEAMIKRKEFHRETETESKKKGKFKPMKVLKLLGNKHDSKSKSPKEKS; the protein is encoded by the exons ATGAAGCACCCAACTGCTGCCTCCTCACCTCCTCTGCTGTCCCACAAGAAGCCTGTGGCTGTGGTTGAGAGTCCTTCAGCACCACAG GATGATGCCCCCTCGGAGCCACTGGAGCGGTCCCAGCGCACCACGCCCAGCAGTACCTGCGCAGCCTGCCAGCAGCACGTCCACCTGGTCCAGCGCTACCTGGTCGAGGGCAAGCTCTACCACCGCCACTGCTTCAG GTGTAAGGAGTGCTCCAGCACGCTGCTCCCGGGGTCATACAAGCCTGGGTCAGAGGCGGGGACTTTTGTCTGCACACAGCATCGTGGTAAATTGGCCATGagtgggaaggcagagaggaggcCCAGCCCAGACCGACAGTCACCAGAGCTAAGAACTGAGACTGGGGCTGACAACATGAGAGAGGAtgccctccctgcaggagcagaggtgggGAAGGACAGTGGCAACTCCTTGGAGAGCATGGCAGAGACCCATACGCCTGCAGAGGGCCCGGCTGGCCCAGCAGAGAAGGACAGCACACCCAGCAAAGCAGAGACAGCAATGCCCCCTGCTCACGCAGGCAGTGGGACACCAATCTCCCAGACTCCTTCCAgacctcccctccccagcaagCCCACAGTGCTCACCCAGGACAAAGCCAGCTCACTGGATGGACAGCTCAGAGACTCGCGCCCCACCCCTGCCCCAAGGAAGGCCACCGATGCCTCGGCCCTCTCCCCTCCAACCTCTCACCCCGTCCCCCGGCCCAGGTCCACTCTCCAGGGTGAGAGCAGCGAGGGTGGGCCTGGCATAGTGAACG GTCGAGTACCTGAACCCAGTCCCCCTGTCCCAAAACCTCGAGGAAGACCCTGCTCCTCTGATCG tggtggagctgctgcaaGAGCCAAGGACCCACCATGGATGGCCTTAGTGCAAGCAGAGCCCAAGAAGAAGccagctccccctcctcccccaggcAACAGCCATGAGACTCCAAGTAGGActtcagaggaggaggatggggaggaggtggggaaaGTCAGGAGTGAGGAGAGCAGGTCTGATGCCACAGAGCCCAAACCTTACAACCCctttgaggaggaggatgaggaggaagaggagagtgCTGATGCCCAAAAGAGCATgcctgagcaggagcagagcgAGGCTGCTGCCAAGCCTCTCCACCCCTGGTACGGCATCACTCCCACCAGCAGCCCAAAGACAAAGAAGCGGCCAGCTCCACGAGCTCCCAATGCTTCCCCACTAG CCCACCACCCCATCTCCAGGCTGTCACACTCTGAGCCATCATCCTCCACACCATCTCCAGCCCTCAGCCTTGAGAGCATCAACTCTGAGAGTTCAGCCAAGGTGCTGGGAGACACCGATGAGGCCTCAGTGCCCAAAAGCTCCTCCGAGCCCACTGTCCACACACCGACAGCTGCCAAGACCTCTAGTGCTGATACGCCGCTGGCCAGCGTCTCTTCCAGTGAAagccctgctgccccagccagcCTCTCCACCaactcctccttctcctcctccagcgAGCTGGCCAGCTTCAGTGGGGAGATGCAGCCTAGCACCCCACATGCCAGCAGGAGCGTCTCCACTGGCAGCTTAAAGACCAGCCCCAGCCGGCTGCCCCCCAAGCCTCCAGCTGGGGCCAGCCCTACACCCATCCTCTTGGCTTCAGAGGGGGGAGCTGGAAGCCCCAAGACACCCTCCTCACCCAAACCACAGTTGAAG TCTTCCTGCAAAGAGAACCCCTTCAACCGGAAGCCATCACCTGCCGCCTCCCCCTCAGCAAAGAAACCTCCCAAGGGCTCCAAGCCAGTGCGTCCTCCTGCACCAGGTCATGGCTTCCCACTGATCAAGCGCAAG GTGCAGACAGATCAGTACATCCCTGAAGAAGATATCTATGGGGAGATGGATGCCATTGAGCATCAGCTGGACCAGCTGGAGCACCGTGGGGTGGCTTTGGAGGAAAAGCTTCGCAGTGCTGAGAATG ATAACCCTGAGGACAGCCTGCTTGTGGACTGGTTCAAACTCATTCATGAGAAGCACATGCTAGTGCGCCACGAGTCAGAGCTCATCTACAT CTTCAAGCAGCAGAATCTGGAGCAGCGGCAGTCAGATGTGGAGTATGAACTGCGGTGCCTCCTCAACAAGCCAG AGAAAGACTGGACTGACGAGGACcgagggagggagaaggtgcTGATGCAGGAGCTGGTGACCATCATCGAGCAGAGGAATGCCATTGTGAATTGCCTGGATGAGGACCGGCAGAG agaagaggaggaggataaAATGTTGGAAGCCATGATTAAAAGGAAAG AATTTCACAGGGAGACGGAGACTGAGAGCAAGAAGAAAGGCAAATTCAAGCCCATGAAGGTGCTTAAGCTGCTGGGCAACAAGCATGACTCCAAGAGCAAGTCACCCAAGGAGAAAAGCTAG
- the POLR2F gene encoding DNA-directed RNA polymerases I, II, and III subunit RPABC2 isoform X1, whose translation MSDNEDNFDGDDFDDVEEDEGLEDLENAEEEGQENVEILPSGERQQANQKRITTPYMTKYERARVLGTRALQIAMCAPVMVELEGETDPLLIAMKELKARKIPIIIRRYLPDGSYEDWGVDELIITD comes from the exons ATGTCTGACAACGAGGACAA CTTTGATGGGGACGACTTCGACGATGTGGAGGAGGATGAGGGCCTGGAGGACCTGGAGAACGCGGAGGAG GAAGGACAGGAGAACGTGGAAATTCTGCCCTCGGGAGAGCGACAGCAGGCGAACCAGAAGCGGATTACAACACCCTACATGACCAAGTACGAGCGAGCCAGAGTCCTGGGCACCCGTGCCCTCCAGATAGC GATGTGTGCCCCTGTGATGGTTGAGCTGGAAGGAGAGACAGACCCCTTGCTGATTGCCATGAAAGAACTCAA AGCACGCAAGATCCCCATAATCATCCGTCGTTACCTGCCAGATGGGAGCTATGAAGACTGGGGTGTGGATGAGTTAATTATCACAGACTGA
- the C5H22orf23 gene encoding UPF0193 protein EVG1, producing MATAPVSCPPARSRRSLPVAMEAPGTPGRGGGSRPGRSAQYSTGTRELLRAMMEELKLTHSQRRYLMDCVKRGNALPLQWPSTSSKQPVPASSPPACRPSRLPARPHLRPAKVCQAGDAYTREKFKPQPTRDLEKEKQRLQNILATGKEEVEDEVERVLVRTKEEEIPEPDRFEELVNEIQDRREFLAQMEALGQDKEYKGIVLAEISQKMHEMEIIDKKRSDEIRKTMTKDFPRGNKSDLHD from the exons ATGGCGACCGCCCCCGTGTCCTGTCCGCCAGCCCGGTCGCGCCGCTCGCTGCCCGTCGCGATGGAGGCGCCGGGGACTCCGGGCCGCGGCGGGGGCTCGAGGCCGGGCAGGTCGGCCCAGTACAGCACGGGCACCCGGGAGCTGCTGAGAG CGATGATGGAGGAGCTGAAGCTGACACATTCCCAGAGGCGATACCTGATGGACTGTGTGAAAC GAGGAAATGCCTTGCCCCTCCAGTGGCCCTCCACATCCAGCAAACAGCCAGTGCCTGCTTCCTCCCCACCAGCCTGTCGGCCAAGCAGGCTTCCAGCTAGACCACATCTCCGACCTGCCAAGGTGTGCCAGGCAGGAGATGCCTACACTCGAGAGAAGTTCAAGCCACAGCCCACAC GAGatttggaaaaggagaagcaaagaCTTCAAAACATCTTAGcgacagggaaggaggaggtggaggatgAGGTGGAACGGGTGCTGGTTCGGACAAAGGAAGAGGAGATACCTGAGCCCGACCGGTTTGAAGAAT TGGTGAATGAAATTCAGGACAGGAGGGAATTCCTGGCGCAGATGGAAGCTCtaggacaggacaaggagtatAAAGGGATTGTCCTTGCTGAAATCTCACAG AAAATGCATGAGATGGAGATCATTGACAAGAAGAGAAGTGACGAAATTAGAAAGACGATGACAAAAGACTTCCCTCGTGGGAACAAATCTGATCTCCATGACTAG